The Campylobacter concisus genome has a window encoding:
- a CDS encoding DNA repair protein has product MKNENPKSKIYAVIDLKSFYASVECVERGLDPFKADLVVADASRGSGGICLAVSPALRAKGVKNRCRLFEIPRDVKFIIAPPRMQFYIDYAARIYEIYLKYVSKEDIYVYSIDECFIDLTSYLKFYALGAKEMAKMMMDEILKTTGVTATCGMGTNLYLAKIALDILAKHQDDGIAYLDEELYKKQLWTHQPLSDFWRIGKQTRLKLEKCGIFCMKDIANAPKSLLEKIFGVDAYITIDHANGIEPTTIAEIKAYKPSTKSYFSSEILPRDYERCEAVIVLKEMADRLALRMINKDVRASGLTINVRFADKLEPHQRTSVRFKTPTNVSSVLMSAAEELLLNKIKNAGLIRQIGISANDVVKENLAEFSLFEDDTKEKAVLKSLNLIKEKFGKNSILRAIDLLPEATGQDRNKKIGGHKSGE; this is encoded by the coding sequence ATGAAAAATGAAAATCCAAAGAGCAAAATTTACGCCGTTATCGACCTAAAGTCCTTTTACGCCTCGGTTGAGTGCGTAGAGCGCGGGCTTGATCCATTTAAGGCTGATCTAGTCGTGGCTGACGCTAGTCGTGGCAGTGGTGGCATCTGCTTAGCTGTCAGCCCTGCGCTTCGTGCAAAAGGGGTGAAAAACCGCTGCAGACTCTTTGAGATACCAAGAGATGTCAAATTTATCATCGCGCCGCCTAGGATGCAGTTTTACATCGACTACGCCGCAAGGATCTATGAAATTTATCTAAAATATGTCTCCAAAGAGGACATCTACGTCTATTCGATCGATGAGTGCTTCATAGACCTCACTTCTTACTTGAAATTTTACGCTCTTGGCGCAAAAGAGATGGCGAAGATGATGATGGATGAGATCTTAAAAACGACTGGCGTGACGGCGACTTGCGGCATGGGGACAAATTTATACCTCGCAAAGATCGCGCTTGATATATTAGCAAAGCACCAAGATGACGGCATCGCCTACCTTGACGAAGAGCTTTACAAAAAGCAGCTCTGGACGCACCAGCCACTAAGTGACTTTTGGCGTATCGGTAAGCAAACTAGGCTAAAGCTCGAAAAATGCGGCATCTTTTGCATGAAAGATATTGCAAATGCGCCAAAAAGCCTACTTGAAAAAATTTTTGGCGTCGATGCCTACATCACGATAGATCACGCTAACGGCATAGAGCCAACGACTATAGCTGAGATAAAGGCGTATAAACCAAGTACGAAGTCCTACTTTAGCTCAGAAATTTTGCCCAGAGACTACGAGCGCTGCGAGGCGGTGATCGTGCTAAAAGAGATGGCTGACAGGCTCGCTCTTAGGATGATAAACAAAGATGTGAGGGCGAGTGGGCTAACGATAAATGTAAGATTTGCCGATAAGCTCGAGCCACACCAGCGTACGAGTGTTCGGTTTAAAACGCCCACAAATGTCTCAAGCGTGCTGATGAGCGCGGCTGAGGAGCTGCTTTTAAACAAGATAAAAAATGCTGGGCTAATCAGGCAAATAGGCATATCAGCAAACGATGTGGTGAAAGAAAATTTGGCAGAATTTAGCCTATTTGAAGATGACACTAAGGAAAAAGCGGTGCTAAAGTCGCTAAATTTGATAAAAGAGAAATTTGGCAAAAACTCGATCCTGCGCGCGATAGACCTGCTTCCAGAAGCGACTGGGCAGGACAGAAACAAAAAGATCGGAGGGCACAAAAGTGGCGAGTAA
- the rnc gene encoding ribonuclease III, whose translation MKNLEEFERNLGYKFKKSELLEEALTHKSTKQALNNERLEFLGDAVMDLLVAEYLFKKFSKIAEGDMSKLRAALVNEKSFANMARRLKMGEFLRLSQAEENNGGREKDSILSDAFEAVMGAIYLEAGLLKVREISIALLELCYPQIDFAHLEKDYKTALQEVTQATLGVIPTYELIGSFGPDHKKEFEIALLLNGKEISRAVGSSKKQAQQLAAKIALEKIKK comes from the coding sequence ATGAAAAATTTAGAAGAATTTGAACGTAATCTTGGCTATAAATTTAAAAAATCTGAGCTTTTAGAAGAGGCGCTAACGCATAAAAGCACTAAGCAGGCGCTAAACAATGAAAGACTCGAGTTTTTGGGCGATGCGGTGATGGATCTGCTCGTGGCTGAGTATCTTTTTAAGAAATTTAGCAAGATCGCAGAGGGCGATATGAGCAAACTTCGTGCCGCGCTTGTCAATGAAAAAAGCTTTGCAAATATGGCTAGGCGGCTAAAAATGGGCGAGTTTTTAAGGCTTAGCCAAGCTGAAGAAAACAACGGCGGTAGAGAGAAAGATAGCATTTTAAGTGACGCATTTGAAGCGGTGATGGGCGCTATCTACCTAGAGGCTGGACTTCTTAAAGTGCGAGAAATTTCGATCGCCTTGCTTGAGCTTTGCTATCCGCAGATCGACTTTGCACACCTTGAAAAGGACTACAAAACAGCCCTTCAAGAGGTCACTCAAGCGACCCTTGGCGTCATACCAACATACGAGCTCATAGGCTCTTTTGGCCCTGATCATAAGAAAGAATTTGAGATAGCCTTGCTGTTAAATGGCAAAGAAATTTCACGTGCCGTTGGTAGCTCGAAAAAGCAAGCCCAACAGCTCGCAGCAAAAATTGCACTAGAAAAAATCAAAAAATAG
- a CDS encoding molybdopterin-dependent oxidoreductase, translating to MKRRDFIKFSALAATAAQANKIEGVTKTIFDQSKTFGANRFGLFWANTNSNQIVSVDPFEGDKFPNTMNNSLPDLIQNESRVLYPYVRKSYLKAKGAAKSELRGKEEFVRVSWDMALDLAAKALKENFDKYGPESIYGECYWWGGSGKISWGRTVGHRMLKVLGGYVEESGDYSTGAGLVIMLHVLGNSAVYDAPTKWEAIAKNAKNVVFWGTDPLVTDQISWQPPTHDGYLGIKKIKEAGIKTYSVCVFKNDTTRYLDSEAIIVRPNTDVAMMLGMCHYLYENKLYDEEFIKKYTVGFNKFKDYLLGTTDKVVKDINWASKICGVKAEDIAKFATALAKEPSVIIAGRSLQRQDHGEMSFWGIVTLSAMLGQIGKEGLGFEFNLYHSNGATDKIAPSLKGISTSISEKYDNVDGAPWKKFKNVTIPSSRSIEALQNPGKEIDYDGSKIKLPHMRVAYMASGSMFTRHQDVNNAVKAWRKFDTVITAEPFWTSTAKLSDIVLPVALEVERNDINQSVPTNEYIVAYKPVVEPMGESRSDYWICSQICKRWGREEVFTEGKDELGWAKEFYADAAEQAKGINVKMPSFDEFWKEGYVRFEQDDEASRYYTRLSAFRENPHKNRLGTPSGKIELYSPTIAKFGYKDFAPHVAWIEPFEWLGSEKAKKYPFSVTTPHSRYRLHSQLNNSIIRNYAEVCAREPMLINVNDAKAKGIATGDVVRVFNDRGEILVGALVTDIIPEHVIAICEGAWYDPEVLGEKSLCKHGCVNVLTRDKGTSSIAQSNCGHTILVNLEKYKGEIKPITAFSKPKILQSL from the coding sequence ATGAAAAGACGAGATTTTATAAAATTTTCTGCACTTGCTGCCACAGCGGCGCAGGCAAACAAGATAGAGGGCGTGACAAAGACCATCTTTGATCAAAGCAAGACCTTTGGCGCAAATAGATTTGGTCTATTTTGGGCAAATACCAACTCAAACCAAATCGTCTCCGTCGATCCATTTGAGGGCGATAAATTCCCAAATACCATGAACAATAGCTTGCCAGACCTCATCCAAAACGAGAGCCGCGTACTCTATCCATACGTAAGAAAGAGCTATCTAAAAGCAAAAGGCGCAGCAAAGAGCGAGCTTCGTGGCAAAGAGGAATTTGTGCGCGTTAGCTGGGACATGGCCCTTGATCTAGCAGCAAAAGCCTTAAAAGAAAATTTCGACAAATATGGCCCTGAGAGCATCTACGGCGAGTGCTACTGGTGGGGCGGCAGCGGTAAGATCAGCTGGGGTAGGACTGTTGGTCACAGGATGCTAAAAGTGCTTGGCGGATATGTAGAAGAGAGCGGCGACTACTCAACGGGTGCTGGCCTTGTTATCATGCTTCACGTCCTAGGCAACAGCGCCGTTTATGATGCTCCGACAAAGTGGGAGGCTATCGCTAAAAACGCTAAAAATGTTGTATTTTGGGGCACTGACCCACTTGTAACTGATCAAATTTCATGGCAACCACCAACACATGATGGCTATCTTGGCATCAAAAAGATAAAAGAGGCAGGCATAAAAACTTATAGCGTTTGCGTCTTTAAAAACGACACCACAAGATACCTTGACTCTGAAGCTATCATCGTTCGTCCAAATACCGACGTAGCAATGATGCTTGGCATGTGCCACTATCTATATGAAAACAAGCTTTATGACGAAGAATTTATCAAAAAATACACAGTTGGCTTTAATAAATTTAAAGACTACCTGCTTGGCACAACCGACAAGGTAGTCAAAGATATCAACTGGGCTAGCAAAATTTGCGGAGTAAAAGCTGAGGATATCGCAAAATTTGCAACAGCACTTGCAAAAGAGCCAAGCGTCATCATCGCAGGCAGATCACTTCAAAGACAAGATCACGGCGAGATGAGCTTTTGGGGTATCGTAACACTTAGCGCGATGCTAGGTCAGATAGGCAAAGAGGGACTTGGCTTCGAGTTTAACCTCTACCACTCAAATGGCGCTACAGACAAGATCGCTCCGTCACTAAAAGGCATCAGCACTAGCATAAGCGAGAAATACGACAACGTAGATGGCGCTCCTTGGAAGAAATTTAAAAACGTCACCATCCCATCTTCAAGATCGATCGAGGCTTTGCAAAACCCTGGCAAAGAGATAGACTATGACGGCTCAAAGATCAAGCTACCACACATGAGAGTGGCTTACATGGCGTCTGGATCGATGTTTACAAGACATCAGGATGTAAATAACGCCGTAAAAGCGTGGCGTAAATTTGATACCGTAATAACCGCTGAGCCATTTTGGACAAGCACAGCAAAACTAAGCGACATCGTCTTACCAGTAGCCCTTGAAGTCGAGAGAAACGACATCAACCAAAGCGTGCCTACAAACGAATACATCGTAGCTTACAAGCCTGTCGTAGAGCCTATGGGAGAGAGCAGGAGCGACTACTGGATCTGCTCACAAATCTGCAAACGCTGGGGCAGAGAAGAGGTCTTTACAGAGGGCAAAGATGAGCTTGGCTGGGCGAAAGAATTTTACGCAGACGCAGCCGAGCAAGCTAAAGGCATAAATGTCAAGATGCCAAGCTTTGATGAGTTTTGGAAAGAGGGATATGTTAGATTTGAGCAAGATGATGAAGCTAGCAGATACTACACAAGGCTTAGCGCTTTTAGAGAAAATCCTCACAAAAACCGCCTAGGCACGCCATCTGGCAAGATAGAGCTCTACTCTCCAACTATCGCTAAATTTGGCTACAAAGACTTTGCGCCACACGTTGCTTGGATCGAGCCGTTTGAGTGGCTTGGCAGCGAAAAAGCCAAAAAGTATCCATTTAGCGTCACAACCCCGCACTCAAGATACCGCCTCCACTCACAGCTAAATAACTCAATAATCAGAAACTACGCTGAAGTATGCGCACGCGAGCCAATGCTAATAAACGTAAATGACGCCAAAGCAAAAGGCATCGCAACTGGCGACGTGGTGAGAGTATTTAACGACAGGGGCGAAATTTTAGTTGGTGCGCTAGTTACTGACATCATCCCAGAGCACGTCATCGCCATCTGCGAGGGTGCGTGGTACGATCCTGAAGTGCTAGGCGAAAAGAGCCTTTGCAAGCATGGCTGCGTCAATGTCCTAACTCGCGACAAAGGCACATCTAGCATCGCTCAAAGCAACTGCGGACACACGATCCTTGTAAATTTAGAAAAATACAAAGGCGAGATCAAACCGATCACCGCGTTTTCTAAACCAAAAATTTTACAATCTTTGTAG
- the aroC gene encoding chorismate synthase, with protein MNTFGKKLTLTSFGESHGVAIGGVIDGLPAGLKIDADYIQSELDKRRPGQSSFTTARDEADKIEIFSGVFDGISTGAPIGFAIFNNNQKSNDYENLREIFRPGHADFTYFKKYGIRDHRGGGRASARETAVRVAGGAFAQLLLNEFKIEVLSGVLGIGKAISDKVDFDFAKNSQIYALGNEEAMKEAVNKARSEHDSVGAVVLSVARGMPAGLGEPLYDRLDSALAAALMGINGVKAVEIGAGVNVSSMLGSANNDEMDELGFLSNNAGGILGGISSGAEIVLKSHFKPTPSIFKEQKTLNLAGEAVDFELRGRHDPCIGIRGSVVATAMIRLVLADMLLLNASTKLENLKKIYG; from the coding sequence TTGAATACTTTTGGCAAAAAACTAACCTTAACTAGCTTTGGCGAGAGCCACGGGGTGGCGATCGGTGGCGTGATAGACGGACTACCTGCTGGGCTAAAGATCGATGCAGACTACATCCAAAGCGAGCTTGATAAGCGTCGTCCTGGGCAAAGCAGCTTCACAACGGCAAGAGATGAGGCCGATAAGATAGAAATTTTTAGTGGCGTCTTTGACGGCATTAGCACTGGTGCACCGATAGGTTTTGCCATTTTTAACAACAACCAAAAGTCAAATGACTATGAAAATTTACGTGAGATTTTCCGCCCAGGGCATGCTGATTTTACCTATTTTAAAAAATATGGCATCAGGGATCACAGAGGTGGCGGGCGTGCAAGTGCCAGAGAGACTGCAGTAAGGGTTGCTGGCGGGGCATTTGCGCAGCTGCTTTTGAATGAATTTAAGATAGAAGTTTTAAGCGGCGTGCTTGGCATTGGCAAAGCTATTAGCGACAAGGTTGATTTTGATTTTGCCAAAAATTCGCAAATTTACGCCCTTGGCAACGAAGAGGCGATGAAAGAGGCGGTAAATAAAGCTAGAAGCGAGCACGATAGCGTTGGAGCTGTGGTTTTAAGCGTGGCTAGAGGCATGCCAGCTGGTCTTGGTGAGCCACTTTACGATAGGCTTGATAGCGCTTTGGCAGCTGCTTTAATGGGCATAAACGGCGTAAAAGCCGTAGAGATCGGCGCTGGCGTAAATGTAAGCTCTATGCTTGGCTCAGCAAACAACGACGAGATGGACGAGCTTGGCTTTTTGAGCAACAACGCTGGTGGCATACTTGGAGGCATAAGTAGCGGGGCTGAAATCGTACTAAAGAGCCATTTTAAGCCAACGCCTTCGATATTTAAAGAGCAAAAGACGCTAAATTTAGCTGGCGAGGCGGTGGATTTTGAACTACGAGGCAGGCATGATCCTTGCATAGGCATACGTGGCAGCGTCGTAGCAACCGCGATGATAAGGCTGGTTCTTGCTGATATGCTACTGCTAAATGCAAGCACAAAGCTTGAAAATTTAAAGAAAATTTACGGCTAA
- a CDS encoding YolD-like family protein yields the protein MASKDRAKIFSSFNPLSTLERALRSKEREKGEKLELDESKVDEILKKLSEIKIADEVRVSYHDGFSYVKNSGLVSDVNFKDKTLMIVKTKIKFEDINEVEIVRRH from the coding sequence GTGGCGAGTAAAGATAGGGCGAAAATTTTTAGCTCGTTTAACCCACTCTCTACCCTAGAGCGAGCTCTGCGGTCAAAAGAGCGAGAAAAGGGCGAAAAACTAGAGCTTGATGAGAGTAAGGTCGATGAAATTTTAAAAAAATTAAGCGAGATAAAAATAGCTGACGAAGTGCGTGTGAGCTACCACGACGGCTTTTCATACGTAAAAAATAGCGGCCTAGTCTCAGATGTAAATTTCAAAGATAAAACCCTCATGATCGTAAAAACTAAGATCAAATTTGAGGATATAAATGAGGTGGAGATAGTTAGAAGACATTAA